The Candidatus Margulisiibacteriota bacterium sequence ACGTAGGGGATATTTTGACAGGTCGGGTTAAGCAAATCACTGATTTTTGCGCCTTCATTGATTTGGGTAATGAAACCCGGGGTTTCCTGCATGTATCTCGTGTGGTCAAAGGTAGGCTGGAACAATTAAGCACAGGCCAGGTATTAACTGTTCGTGTTTTGGAAAAGGACAGCAGATATAGGTTAGTCCTTGATGAAAAAATCGATTAGTTTTATTATTAAAAAATAATAATTGTTTGTTAAAAAACTTACAGTTTAGGCTTTTTACTCAATAAATATGAGATACTCAGTAGTTCGGCATAATACAAACAAATTGAGGTTATACGCTGCTGAATATATAATTAGCTGTCTATTATTTTAAACAAAGGTTAATTAATGAAAAAAAGAATAACTGAAGAAACGGTATTGTTTTTCAGTATAATCAAATGGGTTTTTTTTGCTACCATCATAGGGGGTATCGTAGGATTATCCACTACATTTTTTCTTTATATTTTGAGTTGGGGGATAAGTACAACCCATAGGTATCCGCTATATTTTATATTATTACCGTTAGCTTTATTTTGCAGTGCCATACTTATTAAATATCTGGCTCCTGATGCTGAGGGGCACGGTACGGAACGGGTTATTGAAGCTATCCATAAAAATTTCGGGAAAATTAAAGCTATAGTAGTACCGGTAAAATTAGTCGCCACCGTTATAACCCTGGCTTTTGGTGGTTCGGCAGGGAAGGAGGGCCCAAGTGCGCAAATTGGTGCGGGCTTATCTTCAGTTTTCGCAGATCTGTTCAAGTTTTCTGACGAAGACCGTAAGAAACTTGTAATTTGCGGTATCAGTGCCGGTTTTGCCGCGGTTTTTGGTACTCCAATAGCCGGTTCCATATTTGGGGTAGAAGTTCTTTTTGTCGGAGGTATTTTGTATGAGGTATTGCTTCCTTCGTTTATTGCCGGAATTACCAGTTATCAAATCTCATCCAGGTTAGGTATAGTTTATTTCTATCACCCTACCAATATATTGAGCGGTTTTACAGAATTATTTTTTATTAAAATAATTCTCGCCGGCATTTTTTTTGGTATTTGTTCATTTATTTTTATTGAAATATTAAAATACGGGAAAAAAATTTCTCAAAAAATGAAAATATGGAGTCCGTTAAAAGGTCTTTTTGGCGGAGCATTGCTTGTTTGTTTATCATTCATATTCACTACAAAATATTTAGGACTGGGGTTAGAAAGTATAGAAACGTTTCTCAACGGAAATTTTGCTGATTGGGGTGCTTTTATTTTAAAACCTGTATTTACCAGTATTACTTTAAACTTTGAGGGAAGCGGGGGTGTAATAACCCCGATATTTTTTTCAGGGGCTGCGGCCGGTACATTATTTGCTCGGGTTTTACATCTGAATGTAGCAAATTTTGCCGCTATCGGAATGGTCAGTATGCTTGCAGGCTGCGCCAATACTCCTATAGCTGCAAGTATTATGGCAGTAGAACTTTTTGGCCCCAAAATAGCACCTTATGCCACAGTAGCATGTATAATAAGTTTTCTCATGACCGGGCACAGAAGTGTTTATCCCTCGCAAATATTGTCTGTTACCAAATCACAATCAATACAGGTAGATATAGGTAATGAAATCAAAAATATAAAGCCGGTCTGTATTTCTGCAGGAGAAGACTTCAATAGCAGATTACGTCAGGTTTTTATTTCTATACGGAATTTATTCAGGCTATAAATATTTTTTTCCATAATCAGCAGCATAAATAGGTTTTTAAGGGTTACTCTTCATGATATAATCAATGTCTGCTGTATGCTTAACGAAGCCAAAATTAAAAAACGCATCAGGCAACTGCAAGAACAAATTAATTATCATAATAATCGATATTACAATCTGGATACTCCGGAAATATCCGATTTTGATTATGATGTTCTGGTCAAAGAACTGGAATATTTGGAACAACAGTACCCTCAGCTAAAACAGCCCGATTCACCCACATCCGTAATCGGAGCCGGAGCATCTGAAAATTTTGCCAAAGTTCGCCATATTATTCCCATGATCAGTTTATCCAACTGCTATTCTTTGCAGGAGGTCACCGAGTTTGACACCAGAATAAAGAATCTGCTGGTTAAAGATGTCAGTAATTTAAAGCCTGTTGAGTATTTTTGTGAACTGAAAATCGATGGACTGGCTGTCAGTCTTGTATACATAAATGGTACATTGGAGAGAGGTATAACCCGCGGAGATGGAGAAATTGGTGAGGATGTCACGCAGAATATTAAAACAATAAAAGATATTCCTTTAAAAATAACATATAAAGAACCTTTGGAAATCAGAGGTGAAGTATATCTGGAAAAGCAGCAATTGGAAAATATTAATAAAGAGCGTGAAAAGATTGATCTACCCTTGTTTGCCAATACTAGAAACGCAGCGGCCGGTTCATTGCGTCAGCTTGATCCCGAGGTCGTAGCAGTCAGAAATCTGCGTTTTTTCGGATATTATGTTGTTAATGCCGGATCGATCGGTATCGATAGCCAGGAGCAATCCTTTGCTTTTTTAAAAAAATATAATTTTAAGACAAACCCACAGGTTTTGTTGTGTCGGGATTTACCTCAGGTTTTTGCTTTTTGTAATGAATGGGCTGAAAAAAAAGATGATCTGCGTTATGAAATTGACGGTGTAGTTGTAAAAGTTAACAATTTGCAGTATCAGGATGTATTGGGTATGACAGCCAAGTCCCCGCGCTGGGCAATCGCTTATAAATTTACTGCCGAGCAGGCAAAAACCATCATCAAGGATATTGTTTTTCAGGTTGGCAGGCAGGGTACTATTACGCCGGTTGCCATGTTTGATCCTGTAAAAATAGCCGGAGCAACTGTTTCCAAGGCCACTTTGCATAATCAGGATTTTATTGAGGAAAAAGGTGTAAGTATAGGTGACGAGGTGGTGGTTAAACGCGCAGGAGAGGTTATTCCGGAAGTAGTTATGGTTTCACACAAGAATAAGGCAGGCAAGGCAGTGCATTTTCCTCATAAATGTCCTGTTTGTTCTACACCGCTGATAAGTCCGGAAGATCAGGTTGCTATCATATGTCCCAATGAAGAATGCCCGGGCAGGGTAAAAGCACAGATACTGCATGCTGTATCCAGGGATGCCCTGAACGTTGACGGTCTTGGTGAAAAAATGGTAGAACAGCTAATTCGCAGTCATCTTATCGGGAAATGGCCCGATCTTTTTAAACTGACTGAAAAGGACCTGCTTGGTCTGGAACGTGTCGGCGACAAAACAATAGCCAATCTTTTGCAGGAACTGAATAAAGCAAAAAAAATGCCGCTAAAGAAAGTGTTGTATGCAATGGGTATTAAATTTATCGGTGAAAAAACCGCGGATATTATTGTAGAACACATTTCAGATTACACAGACCTTTTCAGGATGACTGTTGAGGAATATCTGCATATTGAGGGAATTGGAGAGAAAACCGCCCGCTCGCTTTATGATTTTTTTCAAGATCAGCATAACCGGCAGTTGTTCGAACTTTTAAAAGAAAGAGGTTTTACTCTGCAGAAAGTTTCACAGCGGCTGGGCAACCAGTTGGCCGGGCTAACTTTTGTCTTGACCGGATCACTGGAAAATTATTCACGATCGCAAATAGAACTTGCTGTTAAAAATCACGGTGGGAAAGTGGGGAACAGCGTTTCCAAAAAAACCGACTACGTTTTGGTGGGGACCGAACCAGGTTCAAAGTATGATA is a genomic window containing:
- a CDS encoding chloride channel protein, encoding MKKRITEETVLFFSIIKWVFFATIIGGIVGLSTTFFLYILSWGISTTHRYPLYFILLPLALFCSAILIKYLAPDAEGHGTERVIEAIHKNFGKIKAIVVPVKLVATVITLAFGGSAGKEGPSAQIGAGLSSVFADLFKFSDEDRKKLVICGISAGFAAVFGTPIAGSIFGVEVLFVGGILYEVLLPSFIAGITSYQISSRLGIVYFYHPTNILSGFTELFFIKIILAGIFFGICSFIFIEILKYGKKISQKMKIWSPLKGLFGGALLVCLSFIFTTKYLGLGLESIETFLNGNFADWGAFILKPVFTSITLNFEGSGGVITPIFFSGAAAGTLFARVLHLNVANFAAIGMVSMLAGCANTPIAASIMAVELFGPKIAPYATVACIISFLMTGHRSVYPSQILSVTKSQSIQVDIGNEIKNIKPVCISAGEDFNSRLRQVFISIRNLFRL
- the ligA gene encoding NAD-dependent DNA ligase LigA; translated protein: MLNEAKIKKRIRQLQEQINYHNNRYYNLDTPEISDFDYDVLVKELEYLEQQYPQLKQPDSPTSVIGAGASENFAKVRHIIPMISLSNCYSLQEVTEFDTRIKNLLVKDVSNLKPVEYFCELKIDGLAVSLVYINGTLERGITRGDGEIGEDVTQNIKTIKDIPLKITYKEPLEIRGEVYLEKQQLENINKEREKIDLPLFANTRNAAAGSLRQLDPEVVAVRNLRFFGYYVVNAGSIGIDSQEQSFAFLKKYNFKTNPQVLLCRDLPQVFAFCNEWAEKKDDLRYEIDGVVVKVNNLQYQDVLGMTAKSPRWAIAYKFTAEQAKTIIKDIVFQVGRQGTITPVAMFDPVKIAGATVSKATLHNQDFIEEKGVSIGDEVVVKRAGEVIPEVVMVSHKNKAGKAVHFPHKCPVCSTPLISPEDQVAIICPNEECPGRVKAQILHAVSRDALNVDGLGEKMVEQLIRSHLIGKWPDLFKLTEKDLLGLERVGDKTIANLLQELNKAKKMPLKKVLYAMGIKFIGEKTADIIVEHISDYTDLFRMTVEEYLHIEGIGEKTARSLYDFFQDQHNRQLFELLKERGFTLQKVSQRLGNQLAGLTFVLTGSLENYSRSQIELAVKNHGGKVGNSVSKKTDYVLVGTEPGSKYDKAKKLNVKIISEKDFEALLKTS